A window of Methanobacterium formicicum DSM 3637 contains these coding sequences:
- a CDS encoding metal-dependent hydrolase: protein MKIQWLGHSAFHITTDNGIRILIDPFLRDNPACPVDVEEVTADVICITHGHKDHFGDSVELAERNSAMVVCNHEHSVYLSQQGLETTGMNVGGTIEAEGIKITMVNAIHSSDMDFVEGIGPGGSSCGYILELENEQKIYHSGDTGIFGDMKTVIKEIYRPEIALLPIGDRFTMGIREASIAAGWIEPEVIIPMHYNTFPVIEQDPYRFKELVELSTETKVTVLKPGETYQE from the coding sequence GTGAAGATCCAGTGGCTGGGCCACTCGGCCTTCCATATAACAACTGATAATGGTATTCGCATTTTAATCGATCCCTTCCTTCGTGATAATCCTGCCTGTCCAGTGGATGTAGAGGAAGTTACCGCTGATGTGATATGCATCACCCATGGTCACAAGGATCATTTTGGAGATTCAGTGGAACTAGCAGAAAGAAACAGTGCCATGGTGGTGTGTAACCATGAGCATTCAGTATACCTCTCCCAGCAGGGACTGGAAACAACTGGCATGAACGTGGGAGGAACCATTGAAGCAGAAGGGATTAAAATAACCATGGTTAACGCCATTCACTCTTCAGACATGGACTTCGTAGAAGGCATAGGGCCCGGTGGAAGTTCCTGTGGTTACATTCTGGAACTGGAAAATGAGCAGAAGATATACCACTCTGGAGACACCGGTATCTTTGGGGATATGAAAACGGTTATAAAGGAGATTTACCGACCAGAAATAGCATTACTACCAATTGGTGATCGTTTTACCATGGGGATCAGGGAGGCTTCCATTGCTGCGGGGTGGATAGAACCGGAAGTCATAATACCCATGCATTACAACACATTCCCAGTGATAGAACAGGACCCATACCGGTTCAAAGAATTGGTTGAATTATCCACCGAAACCAAAGTAACAGTGCTTAAACCTGGCGAAACATACCAAGAGTGA
- a CDS encoding DUF2073 domain-containing protein has translation MDDVDTNSLKMDFLSSDALKTQSSIEKISMIVEKVKKGELLVIEGGLEPEEEAELIETTMREIDVENFMGIDIYTLEKDESSFFGLSKKKTVGITIIGPANVMKAVKRKSNFLSMVASLGGSDASMY, from the coding sequence ATGGATGACGTTGATACCAACAGTCTCAAAATGGATTTCCTCTCATCAGATGCACTTAAAACACAAAGTAGCATCGAAAAAATATCCATGATCGTGGAAAAGGTAAAAAAAGGTGAACTTCTGGTAATTGAAGGTGGACTGGAACCCGAAGAAGAGGCAGAGTTAATAGAAACCACCATGCGCGAGATCGATGTGGAAAACTTCATGGGAATTGATATCTACACCCTGGAAAAGGATGAAAGCTCCTTTTTCGGACTTTCCAAGAAGAAAACAGTGGGTATTACCATTATCGGCCCGGCAAATGTCATGAAAGCAGTTAAAAGGAAGTCAAACTTCCTGTCAATGGTGGCCAGCCTCGGTGGTAGTGATGCATCGATGTATTAA
- a CDS encoding AbrB/MazE/SpoVT family DNA-binding domain-containing protein, producing MVSVTKKFQVTIPKNVREDLKIQSGDKVVFVKNKEGNWVLMTVAELTDRMIESSSDISKTQVESKKGFKQGVADNLQLLGD from the coding sequence ATGGTTAGTGTCACTAAAAAGTTTCAGGTAACGATTCCAAAAAACGTTAGAGAAGATCTTAAAATCCAATCTGGAGATAAAGTGGTCTTTGTAAAGAACAAAGAAGGTAATTGGGTGCTTATGACTGTCGCTGAATTAACTGATCGAATGATTGAATCATCATCTGATATCTCCAAAACCCAAGTTGAATCTAAAAAAGGGTTCAAACAGGGAGTGGCGGATAATCTTCAATTATTGGGTGATTAA
- a CDS encoding 4Fe-4S binding protein codes for MPKIEIDPKMCTKCGTCVTNCPVGIFQQDADDTIPMVVDTDNCILCGMCVDNCPEDAVKHENF; via the coding sequence ATGCCTAAAATTGAAATCGATCCAAAAATGTGCACCAAGTGCGGGACTTGTGTAACCAACTGTCCGGTGGGTATATTCCAGCAGGATGCTGATGATACCATACCCATGGTTGTGGATACAGATAACTGCATACTCTGTGGTATGTGTGTGGATAACTGTCCGGAAGATGCAGTGAAACACGAAAATTTCTAG
- a CDS encoding DUF5379 family protein, translating into MDIEIKLTIVHSALALVAGFLSFLLSTGGISGLGKNEFLAVLAGLLILYLGGQLSERMFGKEAVGGMKGWLWSGIVPFFFVWIMVWVILYNMM; encoded by the coding sequence ATGGACATTGAAATTAAGTTAACCATTGTACATTCTGCACTGGCTCTAGTTGCAGGATTCCTATCATTCTTACTATCAACGGGTGGCATTAGCGGCCTGGGTAAAAACGAATTCCTTGCAGTCCTAGCAGGGCTATTAATCCTTTACTTAGGAGGACAGCTCTCTGAGAGGATGTTTGGTAAGGAAGCAGTTGGTGGAATGAAAGGATGGCTATGGAGTGGTATTGTACCATTCTTCTTTGTATGGATAATGGTATGGGTTATCCTCTACAACATGATGTGA
- a CDS encoding type II toxin-antitoxin system VapC family toxin, whose protein sequence is MKLVLDTNVFNSKNFCNWLLNSEFEKYLPAIAYMEYLYHHLKKGNTESMVNAFLEQMNIVVAPFGKHDAVEAAKASIGRWDFSENAHDYAIGSTAITLSATLITNNIKHFQWMDNVLTPDEVMDSFQKTV, encoded by the coding sequence ATGAAGTTAGTTCTAGACACCAATGTATTTAACAGTAAAAACTTTTGTAACTGGTTGTTAAATTCGGAATTTGAAAAATATCTTCCGGCCATTGCTTATATGGAATATCTGTATCATCATCTAAAAAAGGGAAATACAGAATCAATGGTGAATGCATTTTTGGAACAAATGAATATTGTTGTGGCCCCTTTTGGAAAACATGATGCAGTTGAAGCTGCTAAAGCTTCTATTGGGCGATGGGATTTTAGTGAAAATGCCCATGACTATGCAATCGGTTCCACTGCAATTACCCTAAGTGCTACGCTGATTACTAATAATATTAAACATTTTCAGTGGATGGATAATGTTTTAACTCCTGATGAAGTCATGGATAGTTTTCAAAAAACCGTGTAG
- a CDS encoding Zn-ribbon domain-containing protein codes for MHRCIKCGQEYEDSEDLILKGCPNCGSKFFEFHQEGKVQEIKEIKDSSVETIMVKEHGVYEVNLQSLMADESVIVSDEEGKYLIDINYILKKKIKEKDK; via the coding sequence ATGCATCGATGTATTAAGTGCGGCCAGGAATACGAAGACTCAGAGGACCTAATCCTAAAAGGATGCCCCAACTGTGGCAGTAAATTCTTTGAATTCCACCAGGAAGGAAAAGTCCAGGAGATCAAAGAAATTAAGGACAGTTCTGTGGAAACCATAATGGTCAAGGAACACGGGGTCTACGAGGTGAACCTGCAGTCCCTGATGGCTGATGAATCAGTAATAGTCTCTGATGAAGAAGGAAAATACCTTATTGACATTAATTACATCTTAAAAAAGAAGATTAAGGAAAAGGATAAGTAA
- a CDS encoding DUF2070 family protein, with protein MSAVDNITDLSKYMVTLPPSRISILCMTFLSFVAGAVAAYMEPLSSIFDSIVYGGSAGFLIFGLTSIMDGAISQPLINAMKGRHMKMKQSMFISLLTMVLVAMVYVLGSLVSSFTIYSYVIDALILGCALAFGLRIFIIWGTSNIGPLRSIIISAIQPVLILSMVVVIVSLTSITTNIGSFSIIAVALKGLIAGLILMIAIYSFMLVVESPIKRNLGVGGLELLSLFIAQYTEGSRAMETLFEDMGEPIDTLVGLVSFKGENGIKGLFISPCVHPGPVGTIGGGNMPTVLAKNLEPFTMVSHGPSTHDFNPVSSKEICKIKNVVLEALDDMEYTATASPFIRVEHENAKIGAQYFGDNLVLLATFAPHGFDDIDFGVGLALIKAAQGHTGAKNVVLVDCHNSFKGESGRVLPGNPEVFQLLNAVEKLENPGESELKMGCANDTIPELGKKSGIGQSGVKVMVTEVDGQKTAYILMDANNMVIGFRDEILSHVEKLDLDHAEVMTTDTHFVNGLSGGHNPLGTKDRDIIIEKIVECTKNALDDLEPVQVGAKTVKLSSINTLGPTHATELVTTISSIVAVSRVVAPLVFVLALIFVFIWIFYWTF; from the coding sequence ATGTCAGCCGTTGATAATATTACCGACCTTTCCAAGTACATGGTGACCCTTCCACCTAGCAGAATATCAATTTTATGCATGACCTTCCTTAGCTTCGTTGCCGGAGCTGTTGCAGCCTACATGGAACCCTTATCTTCAATATTCGATAGCATTGTTTACGGTGGATCTGCCGGTTTCCTGATCTTTGGACTAACATCCATCATGGATGGGGCTATAAGCCAGCCCCTGATAAATGCCATGAAGGGAAGACACATGAAGATGAAACAATCCATGTTCATATCCCTTTTAACCATGGTACTGGTGGCCATGGTATACGTTCTGGGCAGTCTGGTGTCCAGCTTCACCATCTACAGCTACGTTATTGATGCGCTGATCTTAGGATGCGCACTGGCCTTTGGCCTGCGCATATTCATTATCTGGGGAACCTCCAACATAGGCCCCCTTAGATCCATTATAATCTCCGCAATCCAGCCAGTTCTCATCCTGAGCATGGTGGTAGTAATAGTATCCTTAACCAGCATCACCACCAACATTGGATCCTTCAGCATCATAGCCGTAGCACTCAAAGGACTCATCGCAGGGCTGATACTGATGATCGCCATTTACTCCTTCATGCTGGTGGTTGAATCCCCCATCAAACGTAACCTGGGAGTGGGCGGCCTGGAATTATTATCACTCTTCATAGCACAGTACACTGAAGGGTCACGTGCCATGGAAACACTCTTTGAAGATATGGGCGAACCCATAGATACCCTGGTGGGTTTAGTCAGTTTCAAAGGCGAAAATGGAATAAAAGGATTGTTCATATCCCCCTGTGTTCATCCCGGCCCAGTTGGAACCATTGGAGGGGGAAATATGCCCACGGTCCTGGCAAAAAACCTGGAACCATTTACCATGGTGAGCCACGGCCCCTCCACACACGATTTTAACCCGGTAAGCTCCAAAGAGATCTGTAAAATTAAAAATGTGGTTTTAGAAGCTCTTGATGACATGGAATACACAGCAACAGCCAGTCCATTCATCAGGGTAGAACACGAGAATGCAAAAATCGGTGCTCAGTACTTTGGCGATAACCTGGTACTCCTGGCCACCTTTGCACCACATGGTTTTGATGATATAGACTTTGGAGTAGGACTGGCTCTTATTAAAGCAGCACAGGGACACACTGGAGCCAAAAACGTGGTATTAGTAGACTGCCATAACTCCTTCAAGGGAGAATCAGGACGGGTGTTACCAGGAAACCCTGAGGTTTTCCAGCTTCTAAATGCAGTGGAAAAACTGGAAAATCCAGGAGAAAGTGAGCTTAAAATGGGATGTGCCAATGATACTATCCCAGAATTAGGTAAAAAGAGCGGCATAGGTCAAAGTGGAGTTAAAGTTATGGTTACTGAGGTTGATGGCCAGAAAACTGCCTACATACTCATGGATGCCAACAACATGGTTATTGGTTTCCGAGACGAAATACTGAGTCATGTGGAAAAACTGGACCTGGACCACGCTGAAGTGATGACCACAGACACCCACTTCGTTAATGGCCTTTCCGGTGGTCACAATCCCCTGGGAACAAAAGACAGGGATATAATAATAGAAAAAATAGTAGAATGCACTAAAAATGCTTTGGATGACCTAGAACCAGTCCAGGTTGGTGCCAAGACTGTGAAACTATCCAGTATAAACACCCTGGGACCCACGCATGCCACCGAACTGGTAACCACCATCAGCTCCATAGTAGCGGTAAGCAGGGTAGTAGCTCCACTGGTATTTGTACTGGCATTGATTTTCGTGTTTATCTGGATATTCTACTGGACATTCTAG
- a CDS encoding DUF6282 family protein has translation MNLSQEKSMNFSPEMGQKDILTGFIDTHIHTSPDVKPRLLNDYEVALEAQEKGMGAIVLKSHVEPTAGRAYITHRVTGFPVWGGVTLNLSVGGLNPEAVLNTALMGGKIIWLPTIHHKEIDLDHDALDEILHLVKEYNLILATGHLDSDEIFQVIDQCQSLGVEKIMVNHPLTRVVGASLDEQKEMARHAYLEHCWVATMPQHDKLDPKIMAESIKEVGAKHCILATDFGQEHNPRPVMGMQMMIASMIQQGISWKDVTRMCHDNPKKLLND, from the coding sequence ATGAATCTCAGCCAAGAAAAATCTATGAATTTCAGTCCAGAAATGGGTCAGAAAGATATCCTCACGGGTTTCATTGATACTCATATCCATACCAGTCCTGATGTTAAACCCAGATTGTTGAATGATTACGAGGTAGCCCTGGAAGCTCAGGAGAAAGGCATGGGGGCAATTGTACTTAAATCCCATGTGGAACCCACTGCCGGCCGGGCCTATATAACCCATAGAGTAACAGGGTTCCCTGTATGGGGTGGTGTAACCCTCAACCTCAGTGTAGGGGGATTAAACCCCGAAGCAGTGCTGAACACGGCTTTAATGGGTGGCAAAATAATATGGCTGCCTACTATTCATCACAAGGAAATAGATCTAGATCATGATGCTCTGGATGAAATCTTACATTTGGTGAAGGAGTATAACCTTATCCTAGCCACAGGTCATCTAGATTCAGATGAAATATTCCAGGTTATAGATCAGTGTCAAAGTTTGGGTGTAGAAAAGATCATGGTGAACCATCCCTTAACCCGGGTGGTGGGTGCATCTTTAGATGAACAGAAGGAAATGGCACGCCATGCCTACCTGGAACATTGCTGGGTGGCCACCATGCCACAACATGATAAACTTGACCCTAAAATCATGGCAGAGTCCATTAAAGAGGTGGGTGCCAAACACTGCATCCTGGCCACGGATTTTGGGCAGGAACACAACCCTAGGCCTGTAATGGGAATGCAGATGATGATCGCCAGCATGATCCAGCAGGGAATTTCATGGAAAGATGTAACCCGAATGTGCCATGATAACCCGAAAAAACTGTTAAATGATTAA
- a CDS encoding FumA C-terminus/TtdB family hydratase beta subunit produces the protein MIVHLKTPLTKEETQKLRIKDSVYISGTIYTARDSAHKRIIETESPVDLEGAVIFHAGPIIKKQDDDTYQMVAVGPTTSTRMNPYQAAVLDQGALAVIGKGGMDEKTAYALKRNGAVFMAAVGGCAALYVSSVLKINNVHWLDLGMPEAVWELEVKDFGPLIVTMDSTGGNLYQEVRQQNNL, from the coding sequence ATGATTGTTCATCTCAAAACACCCCTCACCAAGGAAGAAACTCAAAAGTTAAGAATTAAAGATTCGGTTTATATTTCTGGAACCATTTACACGGCACGTGACAGTGCACACAAGCGCATAATTGAAACTGAATCACCAGTGGACTTGGAAGGGGCAGTTATTTTCCACGCAGGGCCCATAATAAAAAAACAGGATGATGATACCTACCAGATGGTGGCAGTAGGTCCCACCACCAGTACCCGTATGAATCCATACCAGGCAGCTGTACTGGACCAGGGAGCCCTGGCAGTAATTGGAAAAGGGGGAATGGATGAGAAAACTGCCTATGCATTAAAAAGGAACGGAGCAGTTTTCATGGCAGCAGTAGGGGGTTGTGCTGCTCTTTACGTCAGTTCGGTCCTTAAAATAAATAATGTGCACTGGCTGGATCTGGGCATGCCTGAAGCAGTCTGGGAACTGGAAGTCAAAGATTTCGGACCCCTGATCGTTACCATGGACTCAACCGGGGGCAATTTATACCAGGAAGTCCGTCAGCAAAACAATTTATGA
- the rqcH gene encoding ribosome rescue protein RqcH translates to MKAMSNVDLYAISHELNELLQDARVQKAYQPTRDTVIIRFHVPGKGRVDVAFQAGLRVHTTQYPPENPKVPPSFPMLLRKHLKNATVKGVRQHNFDRILEIDIQKEHRFTLVVELFSQGNIILLDEENQIILPLKHRHAQGRKITSKEEYQYPEERGIHILNVELEDLKELFANSDSDLIRTLARSGLGGMYSEEIFLRSGVDKKQPANETSESEIESIYQSMTELFKPLKTFKFQPQIVKEVVEGEEKENEEKTGKEEGKVKDISKTKKGKEDSKTKKGKEDSKTKKGKEDSKTKKGKEDVLPLDILTYQNFHKERFETFNQAADEFYSGKVGADIKKVQEDIWAKEVGKYEKRLRIQEETLEKFQKTIVETKRKGNLIYSHYSEIQNLLDIIHQAREKFSWMEIASKLKKARKEGMVQAQIIQSMDKMGVLTLNLEGETVTVDANLEIPENAEKYYNKGKKAKRKIKGVNMAIERTKKDVERKRNKRELALERVRVPQKRVRKELKWFEKLRWFLSSDGFLVIGGRDAGTNEMVVKRHLDNPDIYLHSDIHGAPSVVIKKGEAEEIPESTIHEAGNLAASFSSAWSKGYGSQDVYWVHPDQVSKTPQSGEFVARGAFIIRGSRNYLRGIPLKIAVGIVDYEGERIMAGPTEAVSKYTDNYVVLKPGFTKKEEIARSVLRKIDPEKILALEDVIRVLPSGKCDFVEKGRK, encoded by the coding sequence ATGAAAGCCATGTCCAATGTTGATCTTTACGCCATCTCCCATGAACTCAATGAACTCCTCCAGGATGCCCGGGTGCAAAAAGCATACCAGCCCACCAGGGACACTGTGATCATACGATTCCACGTCCCGGGGAAAGGAAGGGTAGATGTGGCGTTCCAGGCAGGTTTAAGGGTGCACACCACCCAGTATCCACCTGAAAATCCCAAAGTACCACCTTCATTTCCCATGCTTCTCCGTAAGCACTTGAAAAATGCCACAGTCAAGGGGGTCCGGCAGCATAACTTTGACCGTATTCTGGAAATTGACATCCAGAAGGAACATCGCTTTACTCTGGTTGTTGAACTTTTCTCTCAAGGTAATATAATACTTTTGGATGAGGAGAACCAGATAATCCTACCCCTGAAACACCGTCACGCACAGGGAAGAAAGATAACCTCCAAGGAAGAATACCAGTACCCTGAAGAGAGAGGTATACACATCCTGAATGTTGAACTGGAAGACTTGAAGGAGTTATTCGCTAATTCTGACTCGGACCTTATCCGGACACTTGCCAGGAGTGGTCTGGGTGGAATGTACTCTGAGGAAATATTCCTGCGTTCTGGTGTGGATAAAAAACAGCCTGCCAATGAGACCAGTGAAAGTGAAATAGAATCAATTTACCAGAGCATGACTGAGCTCTTCAAACCACTCAAAACCTTCAAATTCCAGCCCCAGATCGTGAAAGAAGTAGTTGAGGGTGAAGAAAAGGAAAATGAAGAAAAAACAGGTAAAGAAGAGGGCAAAGTCAAAGATATATCTAAAACCAAAAAAGGCAAAGAGGATTCTAAAACCAAAAAAGGTAAAGAGGATTCTAAAACCAAAAAAGGTAAAGAGGATTCTAAAACCAAAAAGGGTAAAGAGGATGTGTTGCCCCTGGATATTTTAACCTACCAGAATTTCCATAAAGAGCGTTTTGAAACCTTTAACCAGGCTGCTGATGAGTTCTACAGTGGAAAGGTGGGTGCAGATATCAAGAAGGTTCAGGAAGATATCTGGGCCAAAGAAGTTGGTAAATATGAAAAAAGGCTCCGTATACAGGAGGAAACCCTGGAAAAATTCCAGAAAACCATAGTTGAAACCAAGAGGAAGGGTAACCTCATCTACTCCCACTACTCTGAAATTCAGAACCTGCTGGACATCATCCACCAGGCCAGAGAGAAGTTTTCCTGGATGGAAATTGCATCAAAACTTAAAAAAGCCCGTAAAGAAGGAATGGTCCAGGCACAGATCATCCAATCCATGGATAAAATGGGGGTGCTCACCCTGAACCTGGAGGGTGAAACTGTAACTGTTGATGCCAACCTGGAGATCCCTGAAAATGCAGAAAAGTATTATAACAAGGGTAAAAAGGCAAAACGGAAGATCAAAGGCGTTAACATGGCCATTGAACGCACCAAGAAAGATGTGGAAAGAAAGCGCAACAAGCGGGAGCTGGCCCTGGAAAGAGTGAGAGTACCACAGAAGAGAGTGCGCAAAGAACTTAAGTGGTTTGAAAAACTACGCTGGTTCTTATCCTCAGATGGGTTCCTGGTTATTGGTGGTCGGGATGCCGGTACCAATGAAATGGTGGTGAAGCGCCACCTGGATAACCCGGATATTTACCTGCACTCGGATATACACGGTGCTCCATCTGTGGTTATTAAAAAAGGTGAAGCAGAAGAAATCCCTGAATCAACCATCCATGAAGCCGGGAACCTGGCTGCATCATTTTCCAGTGCATGGAGTAAGGGTTATGGTTCCCAGGATGTTTACTGGGTACACCCGGACCAGGTTTCAAAAACACCCCAATCAGGTGAATTCGTGGCCAGAGGAGCATTCATAATCAGAGGAAGCAGGAATTATCTCCGGGGAATACCACTCAAGATAGCGGTGGGTATTGTAGATTATGAGGGTGAAAGGATCATGGCTGGTCCTACTGAAGCTGTATCCAAATACACTGATAACTACGTGGTCTTAAAACCAGGTTTTACCAAGAAAGAAGAAATTGCCAGATCTGTTCTTAGAAAGATCGACCCGGAGAAAATACTGGCCCTGGAAGATGTTATACGCGTGTTACCATCAGGTAAGTGTGATTTTGTAGAGAAGGGAAGGAAATAA
- a CDS encoding Era-like GTP-binding protein has product MVDIMRIFRKKFFTDIFNKLIGKEKKLKIGFYGHPNSGKTTLANRMTKEWTGKSLGLVSEIPHETRRVYRQERVSLNFDGVELDFDIIDTPGIATKIDYKNFLQYGLSEQEAKERAKEATKGIIEAIKWLDDVTGVLLVVDSTKDPLTQANITIIGNLEARKIPFVIVANKVDLPESNPERILSVFPQHKVVSISALHGENTDKLYQAMVEKFN; this is encoded by the coding sequence ATGGTTGATATCATGCGCATATTCCGAAAAAAATTCTTCACAGACATCTTCAACAAACTAATTGGAAAAGAAAAAAAGCTTAAAATAGGATTCTACGGTCACCCCAACTCTGGAAAAACCACATTGGCCAATAGGATGACCAAGGAATGGACCGGCAAATCCCTGGGACTGGTTTCCGAGATACCGCACGAAACCAGAAGAGTTTACAGGCAGGAAAGAGTCAGCCTAAACTTCGATGGTGTGGAACTGGATTTTGATATCATTGACACACCAGGTATAGCCACCAAGATCGATTATAAAAACTTCTTACAGTACGGCCTATCAGAACAGGAAGCCAAAGAAAGAGCTAAAGAGGCAACAAAAGGGATAATAGAGGCTATTAAATGGTTAGATGATGTTACTGGTGTTCTACTCGTGGTGGACTCCACCAAAGACCCCCTAACCCAGGCTAACATAACCATAATCGGTAACCTGGAAGCCCGTAAGATACCCTTTGTAATTGTAGCCAACAAGGTGGACCTGCCAGAATCCAATCCCGAAAGAATTCTTTCAGTATTCCCCCAGCACAAGGTGGTTTCCATTTCAGCCTTGCACGGTGAAAACACCGATAAACTGTACCAGGCCATGGTGGAAAAGTTCAACTAA